The following proteins are co-located in the Paludibaculum fermentans genome:
- a CDS encoding phosphotransferase family protein, with protein sequence MHDDAAQPRTGEELDVDALSRWLGVPVAVRQYPGGHSNLTYLVHVLEPPGTYSRPDDALPQEMVLRRPPKGPVAPKAHDMAREFHVLEAVHPRFPLAPRPLRLCQDSSVLGCDFFLMELKPGRILRNSAPPLQERVPLSRASIETLALLHSVDTSQPPIAGLGKPEGFLERQVSGWGGRWGKVELEPVREIRRVLPWLEQNVPAPSGTTLVHNDFKLDNLVLAEDTATVTAVLDWEMATIGDPLFDLGVALTYWCHAPRLSRITAEPGFWDRDTLIQAYAHSTGRDVSRLPWYEVFGIFKLAVIAQQIFFRWRQGQTADARFAHFDEMVRELGATAARLLP encoded by the coding sequence ATGCACGATGATGCGGCCCAACCCAGAACCGGGGAGGAATTGGATGTCGACGCCCTATCCCGTTGGCTCGGCGTGCCCGTGGCAGTCCGGCAGTATCCCGGCGGTCACTCCAATCTGACCTATCTAGTCCACGTTCTCGAGCCTCCAGGCACCTACTCACGACCGGATGACGCGCTTCCCCAGGAAATGGTGTTGCGGCGTCCCCCCAAAGGCCCCGTAGCACCCAAGGCCCACGACATGGCGCGGGAGTTCCACGTTCTCGAGGCCGTCCACCCCAGGTTCCCGCTCGCACCCCGGCCGCTCAGACTCTGCCAGGATTCCTCCGTCCTGGGCTGCGATTTCTTCCTGATGGAGCTCAAGCCCGGGCGTATCCTTCGCAACTCGGCCCCACCGCTCCAGGAACGAGTTCCGCTGAGCCGGGCTTCCATCGAAACTCTGGCCTTGCTGCACTCCGTCGATACCAGCCAGCCGCCCATTGCCGGTTTGGGCAAACCGGAGGGCTTTCTCGAACGCCAGGTTTCGGGCTGGGGCGGACGCTGGGGCAAGGTGGAATTAGAGCCTGTCCGGGAGATCCGCCGGGTCCTCCCCTGGCTTGAACAGAATGTCCCGGCACCCTCCGGCACCACCCTGGTTCACAACGACTTCAAACTGGACAACCTCGTACTAGCGGAGGATACCGCTACCGTCACTGCGGTACTGGACTGGGAAATGGCGACCATCGGTGACCCTCTGTTCGACCTCGGCGTTGCGCTCACTTATTGGTGCCATGCGCCCCGCCTGAGCCGAATTACGGCGGAGCCGGGCTTCTGGGACCGCGATACCCTCATCCAGGCCTACGCCCACTCCACCGGACGCGACGTCTCACGCCTGCCCTGGTACGAAGTGTTCGGGATCTTCAAACTCGCCGTCATTGCCCAGCAGATCTTTTTCCGGTGGCGCCAGGGTCAAACAGCCGACGCGAGGTTCGCACACTTTGATGAAATGGTAAGAGAGTTGGGCGCCACGGCGGCGCGCTTGCTGCCCTAG
- a CDS encoding histidine phosphatase family protein, protein MSTIYLFRHGQAGLRDDYDRLSELGHEQARRLGAWVSGEGLKFDKVIIGGLRRQRETAEAVLAALNEAGLQPTEIQHNLNWNEFDLDVVYEGIAPQIAAADQEFRAEFEEQQRMVQAGDGAIHRRWTRADTAVMRAWIEGAYPCSGESWNGFVDRIRAAGEELRHLPPDARVAVFTSATPISICGAAAFDSRNPTHIMKLAASAVNSSITVMHWRQDELFLALFNAAPHLTEPRLRTFR, encoded by the coding sequence TTGAGCACTATCTACCTGTTCCGCCACGGCCAGGCCGGGCTGCGCGACGACTACGACCGTTTATCCGAACTGGGCCACGAACAGGCCCGCCGTCTCGGTGCCTGGGTGAGCGGTGAAGGCCTGAAATTCGACAAAGTGATCATCGGCGGACTGCGCCGCCAGCGCGAGACCGCCGAAGCTGTGCTGGCCGCCCTGAATGAGGCGGGACTGCAGCCCACCGAGATCCAGCACAACCTGAACTGGAATGAATTCGACCTGGATGTCGTCTATGAGGGCATCGCGCCCCAGATCGCGGCGGCCGATCAAGAGTTCCGGGCGGAGTTCGAAGAACAGCAGCGGATGGTGCAAGCCGGTGACGGAGCCATCCATCGCAGGTGGACCCGCGCCGATACGGCCGTGATGCGGGCCTGGATCGAAGGTGCCTATCCCTGCTCCGGCGAATCCTGGAACGGCTTTGTCGATCGCATTCGCGCCGCCGGCGAGGAGCTCCGCCACCTGCCCCCCGACGCCCGCGTGGCCGTCTTCACCTCCGCCACCCCCATCTCCATCTGCGGTGCTGCCGCTTTCGACAGCCGCAATCCCACGCACATCATGAAACTGGCCGCCTCGGCCGTGAACTCCAGCATCACGGTCATGCACTGGCGCCAGGATGAGCTCTTTCTGGCGCTGTTCAATGCCGCTCCGCATCTGACTGAACCGCGTCTGCGTACGTTCCGGTAA
- a CDS encoding acyl-CoA dehydrogenase family protein — protein MPIVRSDRSLDLERRLTAFMDEHVYPNEKRFFDEKRQPDRWCPSAVIEELKPKARAAGLWNLFMDLPNLDYAPLCEVMGRSFLAPELFNCSAPDTGNMEVLARYGNEDQKREWLAPLLAGEIRSCFAMTEPAVASSDATNIQASIQAGDSSYVINGRKWWTSGAGDSRCRIAIVMGCTNAEAPRHLRQSMILVPMDTPGVRVERMLNVFGYDDAPHGHGELSFENVRVPASNILLGEGRGFEIAQGRLGPGRIHHCMRSIGMAERALELMCRRTLARQAFGKPIAEQGVVRQWIADSRIEIEQARLLVIAAAARMDEAGNKAARREIAMIKVVAPNMALRVIDRAIQAHGGAGVCDDFPLAYAWAQIRTLRLADGPDEVHRESIAKLELKRYQDGAAQ, from the coding sequence ATGCCGATCGTCCGCTCCGACCGTTCCCTCGACCTTGAACGGCGCCTCACGGCGTTCATGGACGAACACGTGTACCCCAATGAGAAGCGCTTCTTCGACGAGAAGCGGCAACCGGACCGCTGGTGCCCCTCGGCGGTGATCGAGGAACTGAAACCCAAGGCGCGCGCGGCCGGCCTGTGGAACCTCTTCATGGACCTGCCGAACCTCGACTACGCGCCGCTCTGCGAGGTGATGGGCCGGTCGTTCCTCGCGCCGGAACTTTTCAATTGCTCGGCGCCCGACACCGGCAACATGGAAGTGCTCGCGCGTTACGGCAACGAGGATCAAAAGCGCGAATGGCTGGCTCCGTTGCTCGCGGGAGAGATCCGCTCCTGCTTCGCCATGACGGAACCGGCCGTGGCCTCCTCCGACGCAACCAATATTCAAGCCTCTATTCAGGCCGGCGACTCCTCTTACGTCATCAACGGGCGGAAGTGGTGGACCTCCGGAGCCGGAGATTCGCGCTGCCGCATCGCCATCGTCATGGGCTGCACCAATGCTGAGGCACCGCGCCATCTCAGGCAATCCATGATTCTCGTGCCCATGGACACGCCCGGCGTGCGCGTGGAGCGCATGCTCAACGTCTTCGGCTACGACGACGCGCCGCACGGCCACGGGGAATTGTCGTTCGAGAACGTGCGCGTGCCCGCCTCCAACATTCTGCTCGGAGAAGGCCGCGGCTTCGAGATCGCGCAGGGCCGCCTTGGTCCAGGCCGCATCCACCATTGCATGCGCAGCATCGGCATGGCCGAACGCGCGCTGGAACTCATGTGCCGCCGCACGCTCGCCCGCCAGGCCTTCGGCAAACCCATCGCGGAGCAAGGCGTCGTCCGCCAATGGATCGCCGACTCCCGTATCGAGATCGAACAGGCCCGCCTGCTGGTCATTGCCGCGGCGGCCCGCATGGATGAGGCCGGCAACAAGGCCGCGCGCCGCGAGATCGCCATGATCAAGGTAGTCGCCCCCAACATGGCATTGCGTGTCATCGATCGCGCCATTCAGGCGCATGGCGGAGCCGGAGTCTGCGACGACTTCCCGCTCGCCTACGCCTGGGCCCAGATTCGCACTCTCCGCCTGGCCGACGGACCTGACGAAGTGCACCGCGAGTCCATCGCGAAACTCGAGCTGAAGCGCTATCAGGACGGCGCGGCCCAATGA
- a CDS encoding NAD-dependent epimerase/dehydratase family protein, with translation MTAGPFLILGCGYTGRRVAQRLTAQGCDVWATSRSGVDLPGVHSVRLDSEDPATVDTLAQQLPDGLTVLHSLPVPHNLADPTPRILGVLGNKPRRIVYLSTTGVYGAQHEVDEHTPAAPLSPSSLLRVNTEKLVLNGPWSGMVLRPAAIYGPGRGAHVSIPRGTFHLAGDGMNYVSRIHVDDLAALTGAALFANATGAWPVADEEPARSRDLAAFVCALLDCPMPQSVSKEQLHETRRADRRVDGRAVCGLLAVRLHYPSYRQGIPASL, from the coding sequence GTGACCGCCGGCCCCTTCCTGATTCTCGGCTGCGGCTACACGGGCCGGCGCGTCGCGCAGCGTCTCACGGCACAAGGCTGTGACGTCTGGGCCACTTCGCGGAGCGGTGTGGACCTTCCCGGAGTCCACAGCGTGCGCCTGGACTCGGAGGACCCCGCCACGGTAGACACGCTCGCCCAGCAGTTGCCTGACGGCCTGACCGTCCTCCATTCGCTGCCTGTTCCGCACAATCTCGCTGATCCTACTCCGCGAATTCTGGGCGTTCTCGGAAACAAACCCCGGAGAATTGTTTACCTTTCCACCACCGGTGTGTATGGCGCCCAACACGAGGTGGACGAGCACACCCCGGCCGCCCCGCTCTCTCCGTCCTCCCTGCTGCGCGTAAACACGGAGAAACTGGTACTCAACGGCCCCTGGTCCGGCATGGTGCTGCGCCCGGCAGCCATCTACGGACCCGGCCGCGGAGCACACGTCTCTATCCCGCGAGGGACGTTTCACCTGGCCGGAGACGGTATGAATTATGTTTCACGAATTCATGTGGACGATCTCGCGGCGTTAACCGGAGCCGCACTGTTTGCAAATGCTACAGGCGCCTGGCCCGTGGCGGATGAAGAGCCCGCGCGCTCCCGCGACCTCGCGGCTTTCGTCTGCGCCCTGCTGGACTGCCCCATGCCGCAATCCGTTTCAAAAGAACAACTTCACGAAACCAGACGGGCCGATCGCCGTGTCGACGGCAGGGCCGTATGCGGTCTGCTTGCCGTGCGCTTACACTATCCTTCTTACCGCCAGGGCATCCCCGCCAGCCTGTAA
- a CDS encoding TonB-dependent receptor, whose product MALAVLMGTLMMAQERFSTIRGVVKDASGSVIPGVSVTLLNSETGRPNSVETNDTGIYIARNLEPGRYEIRFEKTGFARVDLKEVSLSLGRETTADAVLEIGATQQAVQVTEAAPLIDTGGVTISSNVTAEEFNLLPKARSFQSVVLLSPGVNSGQIEGGFQINGASGAENQFFVDGVSTNSLVDGRSRQNGAFEFLQEVQVKTGGIDAEYGGALGGVVSAITKSGGNQFHGEAHYFYGGSGIAAGPVERLLLLNPYSNAGVNPSYQQDSKNPNNQHEFGGSLGGYLVKDRLWFFSSYSPQFVRRENTYLFSSGTERDTIENKVTSQQLFNKASWNAAKNVRVTASWLWTPTKNTGILPAYNGYGNAVISSKAANAPLKTQGWTQPQSNYSGQVDWTISSTSLLSFRGGRFWDNFRTWGIPTTASVTYQTSSVGIPDVPANLQQAAGYLNTPRTQQTFYDITTRTYFQGDFSKFLTGFLGSHDIKIGAGVQKNVNSVDVSYPGGGYVWVYWGTPLNIPGGGTDGGKYGYYEVDNTGTRGGTGGRMVNMYIQDHWRLTPRLSLTLGLRTENEHVPSFNRAVRDDAFSFGFSQKLSPRLGLSWDVTGKGKLKVYASYGRYYDWVKYETSRGTFGGDFWTVKYRALDTTDVFSLSGVNMPGRNIWPFGDYEDRRLASFDAVAKDLKPMSTDIYNAGVEYMLSNSLVVRAGYVRNHLVRTIEDMGALVNGSETYIFANPGEGDAKKFATSTATPVFDTPKPQRDYDALELSINKRFSNRFFASANYVYSRLYGNYAGLGNSDEIRTPTTGTSSATTQQSGGSIARPGSTGSRAWDLDQYLFDAHGNFVTGRLATDRPHVFKAYGSYKFKWGTDVGGFFYGGSGTPMSTVVMQRQRIPLFVEGRGSMGRSPLLTQTDLVVGHELKFGETKRLRFEFNAQNVFNQKTSRHTFNQLNRGNASGDPASALDLTNTNLFNGYDYLGMLKSIASTGKDPYDPRYGMADLFNPGFTGRVMVKFVF is encoded by the coding sequence ATGGCGCTCGCCGTTCTGATGGGAACGCTGATGATGGCGCAGGAGCGCTTCAGCACCATTCGTGGTGTTGTGAAGGACGCATCCGGATCAGTCATCCCCGGTGTTTCTGTTACTTTGTTAAACTCCGAAACCGGTCGTCCCAACTCGGTAGAGACTAACGACACGGGCATCTACATTGCCCGCAATCTCGAGCCCGGCCGCTATGAGATCCGTTTCGAGAAGACGGGCTTTGCCCGCGTCGACCTCAAGGAAGTCTCGCTCTCCCTGGGCCGCGAAACCACGGCTGATGCGGTGCTGGAAATCGGTGCGACGCAGCAGGCGGTGCAGGTCACGGAAGCTGCTCCGCTCATCGACACCGGCGGCGTCACCATCTCCTCCAACGTGACCGCCGAAGAGTTCAACCTGCTGCCCAAGGCCCGCAGCTTCCAGTCGGTTGTCCTGCTCTCGCCCGGCGTGAATTCGGGCCAGATTGAGGGCGGCTTCCAGATCAATGGCGCCAGCGGCGCCGAGAATCAGTTCTTTGTGGACGGCGTGTCCACGAACAGCCTGGTGGATGGCCGGTCGCGCCAGAACGGCGCTTTTGAGTTCCTGCAGGAAGTGCAGGTGAAGACCGGCGGCATCGACGCCGAATACGGCGGCGCCCTGGGCGGTGTGGTCAGCGCCATCACGAAGTCGGGCGGCAACCAGTTCCATGGCGAGGCTCACTACTTCTACGGCGGCAGCGGCATCGCCGCGGGCCCTGTCGAGCGCCTCCTGCTGCTCAACCCCTATTCCAACGCCGGCGTCAATCCTTCCTACCAGCAGGACTCGAAGAACCCCAACAACCAGCATGAATTCGGCGGATCACTGGGTGGCTACCTGGTGAAGGACCGCCTGTGGTTCTTCTCCTCCTACTCCCCGCAGTTTGTGCGCCGCGAGAACACCTACCTCTTCAGCAGCGGCACAGAGCGCGACACCATCGAGAACAAGGTGACCAGCCAGCAGCTCTTCAATAAGGCAAGCTGGAATGCGGCCAAGAACGTTCGCGTCACCGCCAGTTGGTTGTGGACGCCCACCAAGAACACGGGCATCCTGCCCGCCTACAACGGCTACGGTAACGCGGTCATCTCCTCCAAGGCGGCCAACGCGCCCCTGAAGACGCAGGGCTGGACGCAGCCGCAGAGCAACTACAGCGGCCAGGTGGACTGGACCATCTCCAGCACCTCGCTGCTCAGCTTCCGCGGCGGGCGTTTCTGGGACAACTTCCGCACCTGGGGCATTCCCACGACAGCGAGCGTCACCTACCAGACCTCCAGCGTCGGGATCCCCGACGTTCCGGCCAACCTGCAGCAGGCCGCGGGCTATCTCAACACCCCGCGCACGCAGCAGACCTTCTACGACATCACCACGCGCACCTACTTCCAGGGCGACTTCAGCAAGTTCCTCACCGGCTTCCTGGGCAGCCATGACATCAAGATCGGCGCCGGCGTTCAGAAGAACGTCAACTCCGTCGACGTCTCCTATCCGGGCGGCGGCTATGTCTGGGTCTACTGGGGCACTCCCCTCAATATCCCTGGCGGCGGCACCGACGGCGGCAAGTATGGCTACTACGAGGTGGACAACACCGGCACGCGCGGCGGCACCGGCGGACGCATGGTGAACATGTACATCCAGGATCACTGGCGTCTGACACCCCGCCTCAGCCTCACTCTCGGCCTGCGCACTGAGAACGAGCACGTCCCCTCCTTCAATCGCGCGGTCCGCGACGACGCCTTCTCGTTTGGCTTCTCGCAGAAGCTGTCGCCCCGCCTCGGACTTAGCTGGGATGTCACCGGCAAAGGCAAGCTCAAGGTGTACGCCAGCTACGGCCGTTACTACGACTGGGTGAAGTATGAGACCTCGCGCGGCACCTTCGGCGGCGACTTCTGGACCGTCAAATACCGCGCGCTCGACACCACCGACGTCTTCTCGCTCAGCGGCGTCAATATGCCCGGCCGCAACATCTGGCCCTTCGGCGACTATGAAGACCGCCGCCTGGCCAGCTTCGATGCCGTGGCGAAAGACCTGAAGCCGATGTCCACCGACATCTACAACGCCGGCGTCGAGTACATGCTCTCCAATTCGCTGGTTGTCCGCGCCGGTTACGTCCGCAACCACCTCGTCCGCACCATCGAAGACATGGGCGCCCTGGTGAACGGCAGCGAAACCTACATCTTCGCCAACCCCGGCGAAGGCGACGCGAAGAAGTTCGCCACCAGCACCGCCACCCCGGTGTTCGACACCCCCAAGCCGCAGCGCGATTACGACGCCCTGGAACTCTCCATCAACAAGCGCTTCTCCAATCGCTTCTTCGCTTCGGCCAACTACGTCTACAGCCGCCTCTACGGCAACTACGCCGGCCTGGGCAATTCGGATGAAATCCGCACCCCCACCACCGGCACCTCCTCGGCCACCACCCAGCAGTCCGGCGGCAGCATCGCCCGTCCGGGCAGCACCGGCAGCCGCGCCTGGGATCTCGACCAGTACCTGTTCGACGCGCACGGCAACTTCGTGACCGGCCGCCTGGCCACCGACCGCCCGCACGTGTTCAAGGCCTACGGCAGCTATAAGTTCAAGTGGGGCACCGACGTCGGCGGGTTCTTCTATGGCGGCAGCGGCACCCCGATGAGCACCGTGGTCATGCAGCGCCAGCGCATTCCGCTGTTCGTCGAAGGCCGCGGCTCCATGGGCCGCAGCCCGCTCCTCACCCAGACCGACCTAGTCGTAGGACACGAGCTCAAGTTCGGCGAAACCAAGCGCCTCCGCTTCGAGTTCAATGCGCAGAACGTATTCAACCAGAAGACCTCCCGCCACACCTTCAACCAGCTGAACCGCGGCAACGCCAGTGGCGACCCCGCCTCGGCCCTGGATCTGACGAACACCAATCTTTTCAACGGCTATGACTACCTGGGCATGTTGAAGTCCATCGCCTCCACGGGCAAGGATCCCTACGATCCGCGCTACGGGATGGCCGACCTCTTCAACCCCGGTTTCACCGGCCGCGTGATGGTCAAGTTCGTCTTCTAG
- a CDS encoding tetratricopeptide repeat protein: MSAQSARVIPLNQKSASAGSTPGTRYLTPLAPGSFQLEGVAPTTAPERTTTAVESLLAEALDALEKGNSPEAIRLLEQSLRNSPDHTETLLALGYLRHQEGLLDDASDLYRRAALSDTAAWQPRYNQALILESQGETAEAIAMLTHACAISPSEPAPLYRLAWLLEASGCDSEAVYWYKRATSASPNLFEAWLRLGLLQLRMGACAEAIESLDRAMGDDANRPLAAYHMGLCHLNLAQPELAQQAFEASSSAEPTGTDSLLALAALALAQGDLDAAERHDRAVRALGQVSAPLSLRLAQAWQACGEIELARLHFRRAVQADPSLAVGYFGVQSHS, encoded by the coding sequence ATGTCCGCGCAATCCGCCCGCGTCATCCCGTTGAATCAGAAGTCCGCCTCGGCCGGCTCCACGCCCGGCACCCGCTACCTCACGCCTCTCGCCCCAGGCTCCTTCCAACTGGAAGGCGTGGCCCCCACGACCGCCCCCGAACGCACGACTACGGCTGTCGAATCCCTGCTCGCCGAAGCGCTGGATGCCCTCGAGAAGGGCAATTCACCGGAAGCCATCCGCTTGCTGGAGCAGAGCCTCCGCAACTCGCCAGACCACACCGAAACCCTGCTGGCCCTGGGCTACCTCCGGCACCAGGAAGGCCTGCTCGACGACGCCTCCGACCTCTACCGCCGCGCCGCCCTCTCCGACACCGCCGCCTGGCAACCCCGCTACAACCAAGCCCTCATCCTCGAATCGCAGGGCGAAACCGCCGAGGCCATCGCCATGCTCACGCATGCCTGCGCCATCAGCCCCAGCGAGCCCGCTCCGCTCTACCGCCTCGCCTGGCTGCTGGAAGCCTCCGGCTGCGACTCAGAGGCCGTCTACTGGTACAAACGCGCCACTTCCGCCTCGCCGAACCTCTTTGAAGCCTGGCTGCGGCTCGGCCTGCTCCAGCTGCGTATGGGCGCCTGCGCCGAAGCAATCGAAAGCCTTGACCGCGCCATGGGCGACGACGCCAACCGCCCCCTCGCCGCCTACCACATGGGTCTCTGCCACCTGAATCTGGCCCAGCCGGAACTGGCCCAACAGGCCTTTGAAGCCTCATCCAGCGCCGAACCCACCGGCACAGACTCCCTGCTCGCCCTGGCCGCCCTCGCCCTCGCGCAGGGCGACCTGGACGCCGCCGAACGCCACGACCGTGCCGTCCGAGCCCTGGGCCAGGTCTCCGCCCCGCTCTCCCTCCGCCTCGCCCAAGCCTGGCAGGCTTGCGGCGAAATTGAGCTCGCCCGGCTGCACTTCCGCAGAGCCGTCCAGGCCGATCCTTCATTGGCTGTGGGCTACTTCGGGGTACAATCTCATTCTTGA
- a CDS encoding pseudouridine synthase yields the protein MRHRKPEKRPVVPAPPKSATKKQSTLKTLDRVLSKAGICSRTEAADWIVRGRVKVNGKPIKDPDHWVSIDHDKISLDGRPLRTEKRLHLLLYKPKGFLTTYRDPDGRPTVYNLLTDLDQWVFPVGRLDQDTSGLLILTNDTDFAEYITNPDHHVPKTYLVKSSTLLTDEQLDQLRNGLELKDGPTRPAKVKRIRDSETRTFFEITITEGRNRQVRRMVEALDSKVLKLVRVAIGAVRIMDLNIGSWRHLTPDEIRQLRKAGGGRTERPPNKGEARERAGQHSVVPEEPIQEEPQE from the coding sequence TTGAGGCATCGTAAGCCCGAAAAACGGCCGGTCGTTCCGGCTCCGCCGAAATCCGCTACCAAAAAGCAGTCCACGCTGAAGACTTTGGACCGCGTCCTGTCCAAGGCTGGCATCTGCTCGCGCACCGAAGCCGCCGACTGGATCGTTCGCGGCCGCGTCAAAGTCAACGGCAAACCCATCAAGGATCCCGACCACTGGGTCTCCATCGATCACGACAAGATCAGCCTCGACGGCCGCCCCCTGCGCACCGAGAAGCGCCTGCATCTTCTCCTCTACAAACCCAAGGGCTTCCTCACCACCTATCGCGACCCCGATGGCCGCCCCACGGTCTATAACCTGTTGACAGACCTCGACCAGTGGGTCTTCCCCGTCGGCCGCCTCGACCAGGACACCTCCGGCCTGCTCATCCTCACCAACGACACCGACTTCGCCGAGTACATCACCAACCCCGACCACCACGTCCCGAAGACCTATCTGGTGAAGTCCTCCACGCTCCTCACCGACGAGCAGTTGGACCAGCTCCGCAACGGCCTGGAGCTGAAGGACGGTCCCACGCGCCCCGCTAAGGTGAAGCGCATCCGCGACTCCGAGACCCGCACCTTCTTCGAGATCACCATCACCGAGGGCCGCAACCGCCAGGTGCGCCGCATGGTGGAGGCGCTCGACAGCAAGGTTCTCAAGCTGGTCCGCGTCGCCATCGGCGCCGTCCGCATCATGGACCTCAACATCGGCAGTTGGCGCCACCTGACACCCGACGAGATCCGCCAGCTGCGCAAAGCCGGCGGAGGCCGCACCGAGCGCCCGCCCAACAAGGGCGAAGCCCGCGAACGCGCCGGCCAACATTCGGTAGTCCCGGAAGAGCCCATTCAGGAAGAACCCCAGGAATAA
- a CDS encoding c-type cytochrome, with protein MRLLLLWMAAGALWAQSGDLAAGRAAFVSNCAFCHGTTGEGGRGPNLTTAQSVHGRDEASLRRVITKGVPGSQMPGFGNFEEPSLTDLVLYVKSLSSRSAGGQAMPGDRARGAVLYQANKCAMCHRLGSEGSVFGPDLSRVGAGRSAAYLRESLTKPAADIMPEYQGVIVTLRDGTRVSGIRINEDTFSVQLRDLTQKFRLFQKDEVQTVQDAPRSLMPPYNLPPKDLDDLVAYLASLHGGPAGNQTKQAEGIR; from the coding sequence ATGCGTCTCTTGCTGTTGTGGATGGCTGCCGGCGCCCTCTGGGCGCAATCCGGTGACTTGGCGGCAGGCCGGGCCGCCTTCGTCTCAAACTGTGCGTTCTGCCATGGCACCACCGGCGAGGGCGGCCGCGGACCCAACCTCACCACCGCGCAATCCGTCCACGGCCGCGACGAGGCCAGTCTCCGCCGCGTCATCACCAAAGGCGTCCCTGGCTCGCAGATGCCCGGCTTCGGCAACTTCGAGGAGCCGTCCCTCACTGACCTTGTCCTCTACGTGAAGTCGCTCTCCAGCCGCTCGGCCGGAGGCCAGGCCATGCCCGGCGATCGCGCCCGCGGCGCCGTCCTCTACCAGGCCAACAAATGCGCCATGTGCCACCGCCTCGGCAGTGAAGGCAGCGTCTTTGGACCCGACCTCAGCCGCGTCGGCGCCGGCCGCTCCGCCGCTTACCTCCGCGAATCCCTCACCAAACCCGCCGCCGACATCATGCCCGAGTACCAGGGCGTCATCGTCACCCTGCGCGACGGCACGCGCGTCTCCGGCATCCGCATCAACGAGGACACCTTCAGCGTCCAACTCCGCGACCTCACCCAGAAGTTCCGCCTCTTCCAGAAGGACGAGGTCCAAACCGTCCAGGACGCGCCCCGCTCCCTCATGCCGCCCTACAACCTGCCGCCGAAAGACCTCGACGACCTCGTCGCCTATCTCGCCTCCCTGCACGGCGGCCCCGCCGGCAATCAGACCAAGCAAGCGGAGGGCATCCGATGA